In Quercus robur chromosome 10, dhQueRobu3.1, whole genome shotgun sequence, a genomic segment contains:
- the LOC126704394 gene encoding protein IQ-DOMAIN 31-like: protein MGKSPGKWIKAVLFGKKSSKSNVSIGREKFTNEREVLVSAKASEVGLGLDPPVTSHLTPNTIGRNVGRLESENKEATDSSHDGGNVLPGNQEIDEARSTPQDAPYDPEKIRLEQAATKAQAAFRGYLARRAFWALKGIIRLQALIRGHLVRRQGVATLSCMLGIVKFQALVRGRRDRHSDLGLEVHKKCILVKHQENKPVILVGVDMSARIAKLSPNAFVRKLLASSPNVMPLHLHYDSREPNSVPSWLERWTSSRFWRPVPQPKKIVDSKSQRKQGNGQTVEAQIVKSRRTTRRLPVSNVDGASVQATSEPEKPKRNLKKVASHSVDSLQENPQYELEKVKRNLRKVHNPVVENSVQPEVETEKPKQSIEKAFTNSSQDVLEREMNNSAEKISAEKMKRETTLTMSKVPDVETPPEPLAMKEVSDLPHNSDQAAVESKPLTESFGKDKNTYGDEAAVESNILIESSAKTENIPITNGELSQKEDLTSNENQKSSRKASIPVKQERAENALQSSPTLPSYMAATESAKAKLRGQGSPRLGQEVVEKNNVTRRHSLPSSTNSKISSQSPRTQRPVHSGGKGGK, encoded by the exons ATGGGAAAATCACCTGGAAAATGGATCAAAGCCGTACTTTTTGGGAAGAAGTCATCGAAATCTAATGTTTCAATAGGAAGAGAG AAATTTACAAATGAGAGAGAGGTCTTGGTTTCTGCCAAGGCATCGGAAGTTGGTTTGGGTTTGGATCCTCCTGTGACTTCACATCTGACCCCCAATACAATTGGTAGAAATGTGGGGAGGTTGGAATCAGAGAACAAGGAAGCTACAGACTCATCGCATGATGGGGGAAATGTTTTGCCAGGGAATCAAGAGATAGATGAAGCCAGATCCACACCCCAAGATGCACCATATGATCCTGAGAAGATTAGGCTGGAGCAAGCTGCAACAAAGGCACAGGCTGCTTTTCGGGGTTATTTG GCTCGCCGGGCATTTTGGGCCCTCAAAGGCATAATAAGGTTGCAGGCACTTATTCGTGGGCACTTGGTTAGGAGGCAAGGTGTTGCTACGTTGTCCTGTATGCTGGGAATTGTCAAGTTCCAGGCACTTGTTCGGGGAAGAAGGGACAGACATTCTGATCTTGGGCTTGAAGTACATAAAAAATGCATTCTGGTTAAGCACCAG GAAAACAAGCCTGTGATTCTTGTTGGAGTTGATATGTCTGCACGAATTGCAAAGCTGTCCCCAAATGCTTTTGTTCGTAAG CTCCTTGCTTCATCACCAAATGTGATGCCTCTGCATCTCCATTATGATTCTCGGGAACCAAATTCAGTCCCTAGCTGGTTAGAACGCTGGACATCATCCCGCTTTTGGAGACCAGTTCCACAACCAAAGAAAATTGTGGACTCAAAATCTCAGAGAAAGCAGGGTAATGGTCAAActgtagaagctcaaatagtcaaGTCAAGGCGCACCACCCGGAGACTCCCTGTTTCCAATGTTGATGGTGCCTCAGTGCAAGCAACCTCTGAACCCGAGAAACCCAAACGTAACCTGAAGAAAGTTGCCAGCCATTCAGTAGATTCATTACAGGAAAATCCACAATATGAGCTTGAAAAGGTCAAACGTAATTTGAGGAAGGTTCATAACCCTGTAGTAGAGAACTCTGTCCAGCCAGAGGTTGAAACTGAGAAACCAAAGCAGAGTATTGAAAAGGCATTTACCAATTCAAGTCAAGATGTTTTAGAACGGGAAATGAATAATTCTGCTGAGAAAATCTCTgctgagaaaatgaaaagagagacAACCTTGACTATGTCCAAAGTGCCTGATGTAGAAACACCTCCTGAACCATTAGCGATGAAAGAGGTATCTGACTTACCACATAATAGTGATCAAGCTGCAGTGGAATCAAAGCCTCTAACAGAGAGCTTTGGTAAAGATAAAAATACTTATGGCGACGAAGCTGCAGTGGagtcaaatattttaatagagAGCAGTGCTAAAACTGAGAACATTCCTATAACAAATGGAGAGCTGAGCCAAAAGGAAGATTTGACTAGCAACGAGAATCAGAAATCCAGCCGGAAAGCTTCAATTCCAGTAAAGCAAGAACGTGCAGAGAATGCGTTACAGAGCAGTCCAACGTTGCCTAGCTacatggcagcaactgaatctGCAAAGGCAAAGCTGAGAGGTCAAGGCTCCCCAAGGTTGGGACAAGAAGTGGTTGAAAAAAATAACGTCACAAGGCGTCATTCTCTGCCCTCTTCAACTAATAGTAAGATCAGTTCACAGTCACCAAGAACACAGAGACCGGTGCATTCTGGTGGCAAGGGGGGGAAATAA
- the LOC126701689 gene encoding putative metallophosphoesterase At3g03305, with translation MVLEMEEQQFQLPKVCWGFGKMGTILTLMMLLCLCLTTNSHEAARIIEQQQQQEQEEEERQDFSSKPNWNNNNNNNNNRRVIDVKGGPESVVWVVQLSDLHFSVHNPDRALDFNTIVGPALSMINPSLVLITGDLTDGKSKDLLTMKQNEEEWVEYQNTMEDVIKRSGLDKNIFFDLRGNHDNFGVPAVGGSFDFFSKYSINGQLGRHGNVNSVTLQTSEQKHLFVGFDSTMSFGLRGPTNLFGHPTDQLLAELDLELSQWNSQSIKPVTKISFGHFPLSFSASSNSGKSLKDIFLKHSLSAYLCGHLHTRFGKNLKRHHQSIHHFLSLPKLLQFNIHQMPSGSTVNCSFEALPVEEFWEWEMGDWRKSRAMRILAIDRDHVSYIDIDFKSGTRNTIVLPTFPLDSRLMSTSLSRRMYECQIMLPSSYDSVRALVFSVSPIVSVMARIFDTLPGNLYLVWESSMTKLVDNTSRGDLYTAPWNYKVFEDPSPDRYWLQIEVTDILGRSTLTELRPFSVNGLSAKLSWTWKEFYIMGCQWAALYNPILWSTLYFIFFILLTPKALLIYSKKQYTFKTFIANKGFINGIAWVLQELCRVPILWYGMLGYLLHLIFLPWFSGQVFSDGKDRAYMTYMGWVVKSSDGRGKHEYVGSPDIMVVVLPHLFFVVLPSILVIGFLAAERAIYREYFLLLSGKKEDDFDQGKMSFLLYGYQGIQNSKFHFGKRWIRKLLLVVCLAICWMHFKSCRVLVKAYEMNPLIHFPGYSFSIPLLLAYAVYKSRNI, from the exons ATGGTGCTGGAAATGGAAGAGCAGCAATTCCAGCTCCCAAAAGTGTGTTGGGGATTTGGGAAAATGGGTACCATTCTCACACTGATGATGCTTTTATGCTTATGCCTTACCACCAATTCCCATGAAGCAGCAAGAATTATtgaacagcaacaacaacaagaacaagaagaagaagaaagacaagatttttcttcaaaacccaattggaataacaacaacaacaacaacaacaacaggcGAGTGATAGATGTGAAGGGTGGTCCTGAATCAGTGGTGTGGGTGGTTCAGCTCTCTGATCTCCATTTCAGTGTCCACAACCCTGACAGGGCACTTGACTTCAACACCATTGTGGGCCCTGCTCTCTCCATGATCAACCCTTCCCTTGTCCTCATCACTGGTGATCTCACAG ATGGGAAAAGCAAAGATTTGTTAACAATGAAGCAAAATGAGGAGGAGTGGGTGGAATACCAGAACACAATGGAAGATGTTATAAAAAGGAGTGGACTTGACAAGAATATCTTCTTTGACCTTAGGGGGAATCATGATAATTTTGGTGTGCCAGCTGTTGGTGGTtcatttgatttcttttcaaaatataGCATCAACGGGCAGTTAGGCAGACATGGAAATGTCAACAGTGTCACTCTGCAG ACTAGTGAGCAGAAACATCTCTTTGTCGGCTTTGACAGCACAATGTCCTTTGGATTACGAGGTCCAACTAATCTTTTTGGGCATCCTACTGATCAACTATTAGCAGAATTAGATTTGGAGCTCTCGCAGTGGAATTCTCAATCAATAAAACCAGTGACCAAGATTTCCTTTGGGCATTTTCCACTTTCATTCTCAGCATCCTCAAATTCTGGAAAGAGCCTAAAAGATATTTTCCTCAAGCATTCACTATCAGCTTACCTATGTGGGCATCTCCACACTAGGTTTGGTAAGAATTTGAAGCGGCACCACCAGTCTATTCATCATTTTTTGTCCTTACCAAAGCTTTTACAGTTTAATATTCACCAAATGCCTTCTGGAAGTACTGTAAATTGTTCTTTTGAAGCCCTGCCAGTTGAAGAATTCTGGGAGTGGGAGATGGGTGACTGGAGGAAGAGTAGAGCAATGCGAATTTTAGCCATTGATAGAGATCATGTTTCATACATTGACATTGACTTTAAGTCGGGAACCAGAAATACAATTGTATTGCCCACATTTCCACTAGACTCACGCTTAATGTCAACATCTTTATCACGTCGCATGTATGAATGTCAAATTATGCTCCCATCATCTTATGACTCAGTTAGAGCTCTGGTATTTTCTGTTTCTCCAATTGTGTCAGTCATGGCTAGGATTTTTGACACCTTACCTGGAAATCTCTATTTGGTCTGGGAGTCATCTATGACAAAGCTTGTGGATAACACCTCCAGGGGAGATCTTTATACTGCTCCATGGAATTACAAAGTATTTGAGGACCCATCTCCTGATAGATATTGGTTGCAAATTGAAGTGACTGACATCTTGGGCAGATCAACTTTGACTGAATTGAGGCCATTTTCTGTTAATGGTCTAAGTGCAAAGCTCTCCTGGACATGGAAGGAATTTTATATCATGGGTTGTCAATGGGCTGCCTTGTATAACCCAATACTATGGtctactctttattttatattcttcaTTCTTCTTACTCCTAAAGCTCTTCTCATTTACTCAAAGAAGCAGTATACTTTCAAGACTTTCATTGCTAATAAAGGTTTCATAAATGGTATAGCATGGGTTTTACAAGAGTTGTGCAGGGTTCCCATATTATGGTATGGTATGTTAGGATACTTGCTCCATCTTATATTTCTCCCCTGGTTTAGTGGGCAAGTTTTCTCGGATGGCAAGGATAGGGCATACATGACTTATATGGGCTGGGTGGTTAAAAGTTCTGATGGAAGGGGAAAACATGAGTATGTTGGATCTCCAGATATTATGGTGGTGGTTCTTCCCCATCTATTCTTTGTGGTTTTGCCTTCCATTTTGGTCATTGGATTTTTGGCTGCTGAAAGAGCGATCTATAGGGAATACTTTCTATTGCTTTCAGGAAAGAAAGAGGATGATTTTGATCAGGGAAAAATGAGTTTTCTATTGTATGGTTACCAAGgcattcaaaattcaaaatttcattttggcaAGCGATGGATACGAAAACTACTCTTGGTGGTATGCTTGGCAATTTGTTGGATGCATTTTAAG AGTTGCAGAGTCTTGGTTAAAGCTTACGAGATGAACCCATTGATTCATTTTCCGGGATATAGCTTTTCAATCCCACTATTATTGGCATATGCTGTCTACAAGAGCAGGAATATCTAA
- the LOC126701901 gene encoding OVARIAN TUMOR DOMAIN-containing deubiquitinating enzyme 5-like — translation MEDTPEIEDKMSEAISDNASQKKKETRDEMLARHRKEISQLQNKEIELKKAAAKGSKAEQKAKKKHVEEEVSQLSAKLKEKHAKELASLGYSGSDGNGKGNIDTLVKAIAGVSVTSQPDQSKDSKPSKGAKRREKRAQEEAAREQRIQEEQSNILSDQMIENEKLERKLEPLGLTVTEIKPDGHCLYRAVENQLALLSGGSSPYTYQELREMVASYMRKHVSDFIPFFLSENVLEGDSDNSVTQRFENYCKEVESTAAWGGQLELGALTHCLRKHIMILSGSFPDVEMGKEYKSNDGNGSSNSSIMLSYHKHAFGLGEHYNSVVPIVV, via the exons ATGGAGGACACTCCAGAAATAGAGGATAAAATGTCTGAAGCAATTTCAGATAATGCgtcacaaaagaaaaaggaaactcGTGATGAAATGCTTGCTAGGCACAG GAAAGAGATATCACAGCTGCAGAACAAGGAAATTGAGCTGAAAAAGGCAGCAGCCAAAGGTAGCAAGGCTGAACAGAAAGCTAAGAAGAAGCACGTGGAGGAAGAGGTTTCTCAACTTTCTGctaagcttaaagaaaaacatgCCAAAGAACTTGCTTCATTAGGCTATAGTGGCAGTGATGGAAATGGAAAAGGCAATATTGACACCTTGGTGAAAGCCATAGCTGGGGTTTCTGTTACCAGTCAACCTGACCAATCAAAGGATTCAAAGCCCAGCAAGGGTGCAAAGAGGCGAGAAAAAAGAGCTCAGGAAGAAGCAGCAAGAGAGCAAAGAATCCAAGAAGAGCAGAGCAACATTTTAAGTGATCAAATGATTGAAAATGAGAAACTGGAAAGAAAGCTTGAACCCCTTGGTTTGACTGTTACTGAAATTAAGCCAGATGGGCACTGCCTCTACCGAGCTGTTGAGAATCAGTTAGCCCTCCTCTCTGGTGGTTCATCTCCTTATACATACCAAGAGCTTCGAGAAATGGTGGCTTCTTATATGAGGAAACATGTATCTGATTTTATCCCATTTTTCCTGTCAGAGAATGTGTTAGAGGGTGATTCTGATAATTCAGTTACACAGAGATTTGAGAATTACTGCAAAGAAGTGGAGTCAACTGCAGCATGGGGAGGCCAACTAGAGCTCGGTGCTTTAACTCACTGCCTTAGAAAACATATCATGATATTATCGGGGTCCTTCCCTGATGTAGAGATGGGAAAGGAGTACAAATCCAATGATGGGAATGGTTCATCAAATTCAAGTATCATGCTGTCATATCACAAGCATGCTTTTGGGCTCGGTGAGCACTATAATTCTGTGGTGCCCATTGTAGTCTAA
- the LOC126702093 gene encoding ycf20-like protein: protein MACRIGGPTILLQQPCLSPTQTECSERPPSFSGKVSKISLNFQTRGHGWKIAFALDTGGIPDNGGQESLNGNGPDLGRTRLGRIVSAGGRQLLEKLNSARKNFPMKIFLLLLGFYTANALATILGQTGDWDVLVAGVVVAAIEGIGMLMYKKPLSTGRLRSFIVMMNYWKAGVCLGLFVDAFKLGS from the exons atggcATGTCGAATAGGAGGACCAACAATACTCCTACAACAACCATGTTTGTCACCAACACAGACTGAATGCTCTGAAAGACCACCGAGTTTTAGTGGCAAAGTTTCGAAGATTTCCTTAAA TTTTCAGACAAGaggacatggatggaaaatagCTTTTGCATTGGACACAGGTGGGATTCCTGATAATGGCGGGCAAGAAAGCCTCAATGGCAATGGCCCCGATCTTGGCCGTACTAGGTTGGGCAGAATAGTGAGTGCAGGTGGTAGACAGCTATTGGAGAAGCTGAACTCGGCTAGAAAGAATTTCCCCATGAAGATTTTTCTGCTTCTTTTGGGTTTCTACACAGCAAACGCGCTGGCAACAATCCTTGGCCAAACTGGGGATTGGGATGTACTGGTTGCAGGTGTAGTTGTTGCTGCCATTGAGGGGATTGGTATGCTTATGTACAAAAAACCTCTATCTACTGGGAGATTGCGGTCTTTCATTGTGATGATGAATTACTGGAAAGCTGGAGTTTGCTTGGGTCTATTTGTGGATGCTTTTAAATTGGGTAGCTGA